A DNA window from Mobula birostris isolate sMobBir1 chromosome 3, sMobBir1.hap1, whole genome shotgun sequence contains the following coding sequences:
- the LOC140195157 gene encoding heparan sulfate glucosamine 3-O-sulfotransferase 1-like codes for MATLFLGLFLFLFHPAVVPPRPAFDFNRELDSQSPSYVFQSHNIFQPTGFPNGTTQRLPQTVIIGVRKGGTRALLEMLNLHPEVTAAQSEIHFFDWEGNYQKGLQWYSSQMPFSYPNQTTVEKTPAYFTSPKVPERIFNMNPSIRLLLILRDPSERVISDYTQILHNRMQKHKPIKPVEELLIRDGQINVDYKAIDRSLYYIHMENWLKYFPLSQIHIVDGDKLITNPFPELEKVEKFLRLSPRINMSNFYFNKTKGFYCLRDGEKEKCLHESKGRTHPQVDPDVLNKLRAFFSEPNQKFFNLVGRTFDWH; via the coding sequence ATGGCTACGTTGTTCCTGGGGCTTTTTCTGTTCCTGTTCCATCCGGCGGTTGTGCCCCCCAGACCAGCTTTTGATTTTAACCGCGAACTGGACTCCCAATCCCCAAGCTACGTGTTCCAAAGTCATAACATCTTTCAACCTACTGGATTTCCCAATGGCACCACTCAGCGACTCCCCCAAACTGTTATCATCGGTGTGCGGAAAGGTGGTACCAGGGCACTGCTGGAAATGTTGAACCTCCATCCGGAGGTCACCGCCGCCCAAAGTGAGATTCACTTCTTCGACTgggaagggaattaccagaagggTCTCCAGTGGTATAGCAGTCAAATGCCATTCTCCTACCCTAACCAGACCACGGTCGAAAAGACACCGGCCTATTTCACTTCACCCAAAGTGCCTGAAAGAATCTTCAACATGAACCCATCTATTCGGCTCCTGCTGATACTGCGGGATCCGTCGGAGAGGGTTATATCGGACTACACTCAGATATTACACAACCGGATGCAAAAGCACAAGCCGATTAAACCGGTGGAGGAGTTGCTGATTAGAGATGGTCAGATCAATGTTGACTACAAGGCAATTGATCGCAGCTTATATTATATCCATATGGAaaactggctgaaatatttcCCCCTCAGCCAAATACACATTGTGGACGGTGACAAGTTGATCACAAACCCTTTTCCTGAATTAGAAAAAGTGGAGAAATTCCTGAGACTCTCCCCGCGGATTAATATGTCCAATTTTTACTTCAATAAAACGAAAGGATTTTACTGCCTCCGAGATGGTGAGAAGGAAAAGTGTTTGCACGAGTCGAAAGGGAGAACCCACCCGCAAGTAGACCCAGATGTGCTCAATAAATTGCGCGCCTTCTTCAGTGAACCGAATCAGAAGTTCTTCAACTTGGTTGGCAGGACATTCGATTGGCATTGA